One window of the Haloarcula halobia genome contains the following:
- the pan1 gene encoding proteasome-activating nucleotidase Pan1: MTDTVDEVDLPYDDDASQQKKIEALQERLEVLESQNEDMRDKLLDANAENNKYQQKLERLTHENKKLKQSPLFVATVQEVGDDGVIIKQHGNNQEAVTEVTDEMRETLQPDDRVAVNNSLSIVKQLDSETDVRARVMQVDQSPDVTFADIGGIEDQMAEVRETVEMPLTSPEMFEDVGIDPPSGVLLHGPPGTGKTLLAKAVANETDATFIKMAGSELVHKFIGEGSKLVRDLFELARQEEPAVVFIDEIDAIAAKRTDSKTSGDAEVQRTMMQLLSEMDGFDDRGEIRLIAATNRFDMLDRAILRPGRFDRLIEVPKPDAEGRTQIFQIHTRKMNVADDVDFEELAEEVENASGADVKAICTEAGMFAIRDDRTEVTMDDFRDAWEKIQQEEAEDDDVSRTFA, from the coding sequence ATGACCGACACCGTCGATGAGGTGGACTTACCATACGACGACGACGCCTCTCAACAGAAGAAGATAGAGGCGCTGCAGGAGCGACTCGAGGTCTTAGAGTCGCAAAACGAGGACATGCGGGACAAGCTGCTCGACGCGAACGCCGAGAACAACAAGTACCAGCAGAAGCTCGAACGACTGACCCACGAGAACAAGAAACTCAAGCAGTCGCCGCTGTTCGTGGCGACGGTTCAGGAGGTCGGGGACGACGGTGTCATTATCAAGCAACACGGGAACAACCAGGAGGCAGTCACGGAGGTCACCGACGAGATGCGGGAGACCCTCCAGCCCGACGACCGGGTTGCGGTCAACAACTCCCTCTCTATCGTCAAGCAACTCGACAGCGAGACCGACGTCCGCGCTCGCGTGATGCAGGTCGACCAGTCGCCCGACGTCACGTTCGCCGACATCGGTGGCATCGAAGACCAGATGGCCGAGGTCCGCGAGACCGTCGAGATGCCGCTGACGAGCCCGGAGATGTTCGAGGACGTGGGCATCGACCCGCCGAGCGGCGTCCTGCTGCACGGCCCGCCCGGCACCGGGAAGACGTTGCTGGCGAAGGCCGTCGCCAACGAGACGGACGCGACGTTCATCAAGATGGCCGGGTCGGAACTCGTCCACAAGTTCATCGGCGAGGGCTCGAAGCTCGTCCGCGACCTCTTCGAACTCGCCCGCCAGGAGGAACCGGCGGTCGTCTTCATCGACGAGATCGACGCCATCGCCGCCAAGCGGACCGACTCGAAGACCTCCGGGGACGCCGAGGTCCAGCGGACGATGATGCAGCTGCTCTCGGAGATGGACGGCTTCGACGACCGCGGCGAGATCCGCCTCATCGCGGCCACCAACCGCTTCGACATGCTCGACCGCGCCATCCTGCGGCCGGGCCGGTTCGACCGCCTCATCGAGGTGCCCAAGCCCGACGCCGAGGGCCGCACCCAGATCTTCCAGATCCACACCCGCAAGATGAACGTCGCCGACGACGTCGACTTCGAGGAACTGGCCGAGGAAGTCGAGAACGCGTCGGGCGCCGACGTGAAGGCCATCTGCACCGAGGCCGGGATGTTCGCCATCCGCGACGACCGGACCGAGGTCACGATGGACGACTTCCGGGACGCCTGGGAGAAGATCCAGCAGGAGGAGGCCGAAGACGATGACGTCTCCCGGACGTTCGCCTGA
- a CDS encoding ABC transporter permease yields the protein MSWTGRLRAETRAAALAFLRRRTAVFFTFFFPVIIVVIFGVLVQTRPGDGGLFTEPPAYYVPGYLAVVVLFTPLSRVGSEVARHRDGNRFEKLATTPLTRPEWLLAQTLVNVVVIGLAGLLILGLMVVLTGATIQPSPLLVPFVVLGVALFCGVGAMLGSLASSQDGVISASNGIALPLLFLSETFVPPALLPAWLPTWLSPLTYFSRGVRTVTTGTGDPAVPLVVLAVCAVVAVTVGARLLPRTD from the coding sequence GTGAGCTGGACCGGTCGCCTGCGGGCCGAGACGCGGGCCGCGGCGCTCGCCTTCCTCCGGCGGCGGACCGCAGTCTTTTTCACGTTCTTCTTCCCCGTCATCATCGTCGTCATCTTCGGCGTCCTCGTCCAGACGCGCCCCGGGGATGGGGGGCTGTTCACCGAACCGCCGGCCTACTACGTCCCCGGCTACCTGGCCGTCGTCGTGCTGTTCACGCCACTCTCGCGGGTCGGCAGCGAGGTGGCCCGCCACCGGGACGGCAACCGGTTCGAGAAGCTGGCGACGACGCCGCTGACCCGGCCGGAGTGGCTGCTCGCCCAGACGCTGGTCAACGTCGTCGTCATCGGCCTGGCCGGCCTGCTCATCCTGGGCCTGATGGTCGTCCTGACGGGCGCGACGATCCAGCCCTCGCCGCTTTTGGTCCCGTTCGTCGTCCTCGGCGTCGCGCTGTTCTGTGGCGTCGGCGCGATGCTCGGGTCCCTCGCGAGCTCCCAGGACGGCGTCATCTCGGCGAGCAACGGCATCGCGCTCCCGCTCCTGTTCCTCTCTGAGACGTTCGTCCCGCCCGCGCTGCTGCCGGCCTGGCTCCCGACGTGGCTCTCACCGCTGACCTACTTCTCGCGGGGCGTTCGCACGGTCACCACGGGGACCGGCGACCCGGCAGTGCCGCTCGTCGTCCTCGCGGTCTGTGCCGTCGTCGCCGTCACCGTCGGCGCACGACTCCTCCCCCGGACGGACTGA
- a CDS encoding DUF420 domain-containing protein, whose amino-acid sequence MAVAEKLQSRVRASPRRVTALISLVGYALVFATFGGVLPFPDISDQTVILLSDAIAVVNATALTAIVAGVYFIKTDQIRRHRAAMLTAFVLILAFLVMYLLKVGGGFEKEILADGFVWTAYIVMLAVHVVLSAISVPVVVHAVVLGLTHSVSDLRESAHARVGRIAVAAWGLSLFLGLVTYVMLNHIYGWVPRGTEAALLLAVVGPSIRR is encoded by the coding sequence ATGGCCGTCGCAGAGAAACTCCAGTCGCGCGTGCGCGCCTCGCCGCGGCGCGTCACCGCCCTCATCTCGCTCGTCGGATACGCGCTGGTCTTTGCTACGTTCGGCGGCGTACTGCCCTTTCCGGACATCAGCGACCAGACAGTCATCCTCCTGAGCGACGCCATCGCCGTCGTCAACGCCACCGCGCTGACGGCTATCGTCGCCGGAGTGTATTTCATCAAGACGGACCAGATCCGCAGACACCGGGCCGCGATGCTGACTGCCTTCGTCCTCATCCTCGCCTTCCTCGTGATGTACCTCCTGAAGGTCGGCGGGGGGTTCGAGAAGGAGATCCTCGCCGACGGGTTCGTCTGGACGGCCTACATCGTGATGCTGGCCGTCCACGTCGTCCTGTCCGCGATTTCCGTCCCCGTGGTGGTCCACGCCGTCGTCCTCGGCCTGACCCACTCGGTGTCGGATCTGCGCGAGTCCGCCCACGCCCGCGTCGGCCGCATCGCCGTCGCCGCCTGGGGCCTGAGCCTCTTTCTCGGACTGGTGACCTACGTGATGCTCAACCACATCTACGGGTGGGTGCCGAGGGGGACAGAGGCGGCGCTCCTGCTCGCGGTCGTCGGCCCGTCGATTCGTCGCTGA
- a CDS encoding FAD-dependent oxidoreductase, with protein sequence MDERSLTVAAVRSVGPDSVAIDIETPPEFEAQPGQFVKLTLAVDGEDHARFYTISSPDVDDEFEITVGIDPEGAVAPHLANLEAGDEVRIEGPFGSDYYEGEARAVILAGGPGVGPAVGIAERALQDGNEAAVVYRDSDPIHVERLEALATAGAEVRVLAAEEDLTDAVAAAVADGGQVFVYGFADFLDAATAAMEAAGVDTEDIKVENFG encoded by the coding sequence ATGGACGAACGTTCACTCACGGTCGCCGCCGTCCGGTCCGTCGGCCCCGACAGCGTCGCCATCGACATCGAGACGCCGCCCGAGTTCGAGGCCCAGCCGGGCCAGTTCGTCAAGCTCACCCTCGCCGTCGACGGCGAGGACCACGCCCGGTTCTACACCATCTCCTCGCCGGACGTCGACGACGAGTTCGAGATAACCGTCGGCATCGACCCCGAGGGGGCGGTCGCGCCCCACCTGGCGAACCTCGAGGCCGGCGACGAGGTACGCATCGAGGGTCCCTTCGGCTCGGACTACTACGAGGGCGAGGCGCGGGCTGTGATTCTCGCCGGCGGGCCCGGCGTCGGCCCGGCCGTCGGCATCGCCGAGCGCGCCCTGCAGGACGGCAACGAGGCCGCCGTCGTCTACCGCGACAGCGACCCGATTCACGTCGAGCGCCTCGAGGCGCTCGCGACGGCCGGGGCAGAGGTCCGGGTGCTGGCGGCCGAGGAGGACCTGACCGACGCCGTCGCGGCGGCCGTCGCCGACGGGGGGCAGGTCTTCGTCTACGGCTTCGCGGACTTCCTCGACGCGGCCACGGCGGCCATGGAGGCCGCCGGCGTGGACACGGAGGACATCAAGGTCGAGAACTTCGGCTAG
- a CDS encoding ABC transporter ATP-binding protein yields the protein MDEVLVATGVRRAYDETVALDGVSLSAHAGEVLALVGPNGAGKTTLVRALTGTTDAEGEVELFGTPPTAVDRDRIGLLPQSFTPAERLTARELLTYYAGLYDETLAVDDVLADVGLAGSAGTAYENLSGGQQRRVCVATALINDPDLLVLDEPTTGIDPAGRRALWDLLEGLADRGVTIVVTTHYMEEAHRLADRVGLLADGRLVALDDPDALVAEHGGSSQLVVEGTFDESTPDRIDYPAEMAVRNGSLVVAGVRPEAIASVVDTLEDAGVAYDSLTWRQPDLEDVYLELTGTAVGQRGEPRADERPAEGLA from the coding sequence ATGGACGAGGTACTGGTCGCCACCGGCGTCCGCCGTGCGTACGACGAGACGGTGGCACTCGACGGCGTGTCGCTGTCGGCCCACGCGGGCGAGGTGCTCGCGCTGGTCGGCCCCAACGGCGCCGGAAAGACGACGCTGGTCCGGGCGCTGACGGGGACGACTGACGCCGAAGGCGAGGTCGAGCTGTTCGGCACGCCCCCGACGGCGGTCGACCGCGACCGAATCGGCCTGCTCCCCCAGTCGTTCACGCCCGCCGAGCGCCTCACGGCGCGGGAACTGCTCACGTACTACGCCGGCCTCTACGACGAGACGCTGGCCGTCGACGACGTGCTGGCCGACGTCGGCCTGGCGGGCAGCGCCGGAACGGCCTACGAGAACCTCTCGGGCGGCCAGCAGCGGCGCGTCTGCGTGGCCACCGCACTCATCAACGACCCGGACCTGCTCGTGCTGGACGAACCGACCACGGGCATCGACCCGGCGGGCCGGCGGGCGCTGTGGGACCTCCTCGAGGGGCTGGCAGACCGCGGCGTGACCATCGTCGTCACGACCCACTACATGGAGGAGGCCCACCGGCTGGCCGACAGGGTTGGGCTGCTCGCCGACGGACGGCTGGTCGCGCTCGACGACCCCGACGCGCTCGTCGCCGAGCACGGCGGGTCAAGCCAGCTCGTCGTCGAGGGCACCTTCGACGAGTCGACGCCCGACCGAATCGACTACCCCGCCGAGATGGCCGTCAGGAACGGCAGCCTGGTCGTCGCCGGCGTCCGCCCGGAGGCCATCGCCAGCGTCGTCGACACGCTCGAGGACGCGGGGGTCGCCTACGACAGCCTCACCTGGCGTCAGCCGGACCTGGAGGACGTCTACCTCGAACTGACGGGGACGGCGGTCGGCCAGCGGGGTGAACCGCGAGCGGACGAGCGCCCGGCGGAGGGCCTCGCGTGA